From Vitis vinifera cultivar Pinot Noir 40024 chromosome 14, ASM3070453v1, a single genomic window includes:
- the MYB24 gene encoding R2R3 Myb24 transcription factor (The RefSeq protein has 1 substitution compared to this genomic sequence), protein MDKKPCNSQDAEVRKGPWTLGEDLILINYIANHGEGVWNSLAKSAGLKRTGKSCRLRWLNYLRPDVRRGNITDEEQQLIMELHAKWGNRWSKIAKHLPGRTDNEIKNFWRTRIQKHIKNAETFTAQSSDQTHDQATTSQVMGAAHVADSYSPPSYPANLEAFPGPSSAESNDNFWTMEDIWSMQLLNGD, encoded by the exons ATGGATAAAAAACCCTGCAATTCTCAGGATGCTGAAGTGAGAAAAGGGCCATGGACCTTAGAAGAAGACTTGATTCTTATCAACTATATTGCTAATCATGGTGAAGGAGTTTGGAACTCTCTAGCAAAATCTGCTG GACTGAAACGTACTGGAAAAAGTTGCCGCCTCCGATGGCTGAACTACCTGAGGCCTGATGTCCGCAGAGGTAATATCACAGATGAAGAACAACAGTTGATCATGGAACTGCATGCTAAGTGGGGGAACAG GTGGTCCAAAATCGCAAAGCATCTGCCAGGAAGAACCGATAACGAGATTAAGAATTTCTGGAGGACCAGAATCCAAAAGCACATAAAGAATGCAGAAACATTCACTGCGCAGAGTTCTGATCAGACACATGATCAAGCAACTACAAGCCAAGTCATGGGTGCTGCACATGTTGCTGATTCTTATTCTCCACCATCCTACCCTGCCAATCTCGAGGCTTTTCCGGGTCCTTCATCGGCTGAATCCAATGATAATTTCTGGACCATGGAAGACATCTGGTCTATGCAGCTACTTAATGGAGATTAA